One Nitrospira sp. MA-1 genomic window, TCCCACGTTGACAAATTAACTCGCAGGCTCATGCACTCGCAACACGATACCATTGTCATTCTTGATTTTGGATCGCAGTATACGCAACTCATCGCACGGCGGATACGCGAATTCCACATTTTCTCTGTCATCCTCCCCTCGCAGGCGACGGTTCAGGACATCCTTAACTACCACCCCAAAGGGATTATTTTTTCCGGAGGTCCGGCCAGCGTTACTCATGCCCATGCCCCCAAAATAGACAGCCAAATTTTTGATCTTGCCATACCCATCCTGGGCATCTGCTACGGCATGCAATTACTCGCCCATCAATGTGGCGGAACCGTCAATCCCACACCCCATCGTGAATTCGGTCGAGCCGATCTGACCATTGACGACAACACGAATTTATTTCTTGGCCTTGATCCCGCAACCGCATTTCCTGTGTGGATGTCTCATGGGGATTCCGTTCAACAACTTCCACCAGGATTTCAAGTGATTGCCCACACGACCCATGCCCCGATCGCCGCGATGAAGTCCTCCCCAAATACCCAACAGCTCTTTGGGATCCAGTTCCACCCTGAAGTCATCCATACCCTCCACGGGTCAACTATTCTTCAAAACTTTGCACGTCATATTTGCCACTGCGAGCCAACTTGGACAATGGGGTCATTCATCGAACAAGCCGTGACAAACATCCGTCAGACTGTCGGCAGCGACAAGGTCATTTGCGCACTTAGCGGGGGAGTGGATTCTACAGTGGCCGCTGTCCTGGCTCACCGGGCAATTGGAGACCAATTGACCTGCATCTTTATTGACAATGGCCTTATGCGAAAGAATGAAGTGGCACAATTACAAACCACGTTCGATTCTGCCTATCATCTGAAAGTTCGCATTGCTGACCATGGAGACACCTTTCTATCAGCACTGGGGCGCACAACAGACCCGGAACGCAAACGAAAAATCATTGGTCGTCAATTCATCAAAGTTTTCGAACAAGAAGCAGTATCTTTAGGCACAGTCAAATTTCTCGTTCAAGGGACACTGTATCCTGATGTGATTGAAAGTCTGAGCGTGAAAGGGCCCTCGGCAACGATCAAAACACATCATAATGTCGGTGGCTTACCGAAACGCATGAAATTTAAACTGATTGAACCTTTTCGAGAATTGTTTAAAGATGAAGTTCGTCAATTGGGATTGGAATTAGGTCTGCCAGAGGACATTGTTTGGCGACAACCCTTTCCCGGTCCGGGCTTAGCAATTCGCATCATCGGTTCTGTGACCGCACAGCGCCTGGCAATTCTTCGTGAGGCGGATGCCATTGTCCGTGATGAAATTGAACGCGCCGGACTGTCAAGAACCATCTGGCAATCGTTCGCTGTTTTACTGCCAATCCAGACTGTGGGAGTCATGGGCGACCAACGGACCTACGAATCAGTGGTCGCCATTCGTGCCGTCACCAGTACAGACGGCATGACTGCGGACTGGGGAGTGATTCCGCCAGAGGTATTGGGCAAAATGTCCAATCGAATTATCAATG contains:
- the guaA gene encoding glutamine-hydrolyzing GMP synthase — translated: MHSQHDTIVILDFGSQYTQLIARRIREFHIFSVILPSQATVQDILNYHPKGIIFSGGPASVTHAHAPKIDSQIFDLAIPILGICYGMQLLAHQCGGTVNPTPHREFGRADLTIDDNTNLFLGLDPATAFPVWMSHGDSVQQLPPGFQVIAHTTHAPIAAMKSSPNTQQLFGIQFHPEVIHTLHGSTILQNFARHICHCEPTWTMGSFIEQAVTNIRQTVGSDKVICALSGGVDSTVAAVLAHRAIGDQLTCIFIDNGLMRKNEVAQLQTTFDSAYHLKVRIADHGDTFLSALGRTTDPERKRKIIGRQFIKVFEQEAVSLGTVKFLVQGTLYPDVIESLSVKGPSATIKTHHNVGGLPKRMKFKLIEPFRELFKDEVRQLGLELGLPEDIVWRQPFPGPGLAIRIIGSVTAQRLAILREADAIVRDEIERAGLSRTIWQSFAVLLPIQTVGVMGDQRTYESVVAIRAVTSTDGMTADWGVIPPEVLGKMSNRIINEVQGVNRVVYDISSKPPATIEWE